Genomic segment of Populus nigra chromosome 6, ddPopNigr1.1, whole genome shotgun sequence:
ATTCTTTGCATTGACTATATTATTTTCTGATGGAATCCCAGAGTTGCATATGACTGTATCCCGACTTGCAGTTTTTTACAAGCAGAGAGAGTTATGCTTTTACCCTGCTTGGGCTTATGTTGTTCCCACAGCTATCCTTAAAGTTCCACTTTCTCTCGTGGAAGCATTTGTTTGGACAACTCTTACTTATTATGTTGTTGGTTACAGCCCAGAGTTTGGAAGGTAAGCCTCTGGCGAGGGGTTACAAATTTTCAGCAGATTGGATTTAAAGCGACTCGTTGATAAATATAGTGTAAGAGCTAGGGTATCACAGTCACGCATGTGAATCCAACTTAGATAACATCCTCGAGCTGTGCAAATAAGTTGTTAGCATCATTTCAGACACAATCAAATATGAGGAAAAAGTTATACTTTTGAAAGGAGAATATAAGCTAACCACTAAGATAAATTGTAGGAAATGTTGTCATGGGATTCCAAGGATATATGACAGCCATTATTGTTTCTGAGTTTCTGCGAAGAAGAACAAATAGGAACTTTGGATGCCATGATCTTAATTTTATATCGATTATTGGTTTTGTTTCTTAGGTTCTTCCGCCAGTTCCTTCTACTCTTTCTGGTACATTCAACATCAATATCCATGTTTCGCTTTGTCGCCTCCCTCTTCCAAACTATGGTTGCTTCAGTGACAGCTGGAGGACTCGCTTTATTGATTACTTTACTATTTGGTGGCTTTTTAATCCCAAAGCGTAAGATTTCCGTGCATCTCCGCTAATAATCCCGACATTAGAATTTGTTCAGAATATTTTGCTGAACTATTTGTTCTGTTGCAGCCTCTATGCCTGTGTGGTTGGGATGGGGATTTTGGATTTCTCCGTTGGCGTATGGTGAAATAGGCTTAAGTCTGAATGAGTTTCTTACTCCTAGGTGGGCAAAGGTAATCGACAAATTGAAAACTTGAAGTCATCCATTAGGTTTACACGTAGTAATCCGAGAAGGAAGCTTTTCGGAAATGGATCATATGATTTTCATATTGGGCCTAATGATCTCTATAGTCATTATCTTTATCAAATCTAGAGTTTGGGAGGGAAAATTTACCCCTCCTGCTGTACCATCTGGAAGAGAGATTGAAATTTTCGCTTAAACTGACTTGAAGTTTATAGTGCTAGCAGGGAATAATTTCTTAGCAATTATAAGCTCTTTCCTGGTTAATCATTATTTGTGAGACCCGGAAGGAGAGTGATAGTTCTTCCTATTATCTGCACTAGAAAAAAAGTTTACTCAGTCATCCATGCAGTGAAGTCATTCATTCTTTATTTCTATCCACAGACCGTGTCAGGTAACACAACCATACGACAGCAAACTCTGGAAAGCCGTGGATTGAACTTTCACGGCTATTTTTACTGGATATCAGTTGGAGCTTTAATTGGGTTGACAGTGCTCTTCAACGTTGGCTTTGCTTTGGCTTTAACCTTCTTGAAATGTaagtttatcttttatttctattagCAGGGttcttaaaaaacatgttgatgCATCCATTCTAACAGCATACTTAACATTGGTACTCATTTAGCCCCAGGAAACTCTCGAGCTATTATTTCTTATGAAAGATACTATCAACAGCAAGGAAAACTAGATGATGGTGCTTCTTTTGACATAAACAACGACAAGAAGACCCTCACCTGTGCATGTCCTAAATCTAGTCCAGGAGATAAAAAGGGTGAGCATACTGTTTTCTCATCCTTCCACTGATTTCAGGGtagaaaagataataaaaaagtatcttaaagttttttctttgtagTCTATTAATGTTTACAGTTTATAAAGCAGTGTCAACTGCCACCAATCAATTTTGCAGGAGGGATGGCTTTACCTTTTGAGCCCCTTACTATGACATTTAAGGATGTGCGGTACTATGTTGATACTCCTTTGGTAAGCAAGATGAATCTAGTTTTTCTTTGAATTCCGCATGATCATAAAATACGGGGAGCAACTTATGTCTTCAAACAAACGTCACTGTCTTTGTGTTAGGAAATGAGAAAACGTGGTTTTCCACAGAAGAAGCTCCAGCTTCTTTCAGACATTACTGGTGCATTCAGACCTGGTATTCTTACAGCATTAATGGGTGTTAGTGGAGCCGGGAAAACAACTCTTATGGATGTTCTTTCCGGGAGGAAAACTGGAGGCACTATTGAAGGAGAGATTAGAATTGGTGGGTACCCAAAGGTTCAGGATTCATTCGCTAGAGTATCAGGTTACTGCGAACAAACAGACATACATTCCCCCCAGATTACTGTAGAAGAATCTGTGATATATTCTGCTTGGTTGCGGCTTCCTCCTGAAATTGATACGAAAACTAAATATGTATGATAccctcttaaaagaaaaaattataattgatccTGAACTTGATTGTGAAGACTGAATTGCGGTGAGGTATTCTTCTCCAactttttgttctctttttcagGAATTTGTAAATCAAGTCCTTGAAACTATCGAGCTTGATGAAATCAAAGATTCTTTAGTAGGCATTCCCGGAATTAGTGGTTTATCAATTGAACAGCGTAAACGACTGACAGTAGCTGTGGAACTTGTTGCCAATCCATCCATCATATTCATGGATGAACCGACTTCAGGTTTGGATGCAAGAGCAGCTGCGATTGTTATGAGAGTAGTGAAGAACATAGTTGAAACAGGAAGAACAATTGTTTGCACCATCCACCAGCCAAGTATAGATATCTTCGAGGCATTTGATGAGGTGAAATAGTGATAATgtgcatattttattttcttcttggaaATTGTTTTATACCACCTGATGCCAGATTATCTTCCATTGTACGAGGATAGCATTGACATGTAAAACTAGAATTTTACATATTGAAGCTGGTTCTGTCAGGTTTTCTTTATATGCAAATCTGCAGATTGGATATAAATGCGTGTTATTGCTTAACATTTCTCTATTTCAATGCAGTTGATTCTTATGAAAATTGGTGGACGCATAATATATTCAGGACCACTGGGTGAGCGGTCAAGCAAGGTCATTGAGTATTTTGAGGTTAGTTGTTTTACAATTCTTTCGGATGGAATGCTTCCGGTAATAATGGACAAACTTCAATTATCCAACCTTGATTGTACTTTCCTGACTTTCTTGAGTAGAATATTCCTGGAGTGCCTAAGATTAAGAACAGATACAATCCAGCAACATGGATGTTAGAGGTTTCTTCTAAAACTGCAGAGGCTGatcttggtgttgattttgGTGAAGCTTATGAAGGCTCCACCCTATATGAGTAAGATCAATGAATGTGACGAGGTTTATCATCAATATTGGACTTCATGGTTTATGCTCTCTTCTTAGTTAAACTCCATCCTTAAGATTGTATAAAATTAATGTGGACCTACATGTGTGCTTGGAATTCCAAAAGAAAGTACATTTGTAACTTGAGTGACAGAAAGTCCCTTGCTCTTTTGACTGCAGGGAGAACAAAGAGTTGGTTAAGCAATTGAGCTCACCAACTCCTGGCTCAAAAGACTTGCATTTTCCTACCTGTTTTCCGCAGAATGGCTGGGAGCAACTCAAAGCATGCTTGTGGAAACAGCACTTGTCTTATTGGCGAAGTCCTTTGTATAATCTTTTGCGCATTGTCTTTATGTCCTTTGGAGCTCTCCTGTTTGGCCTACTGTTCTGGCAGCAAGGAAATAAAATGTAAgtcaatgcaagcttttgataTTTAGTAGCAGGGTCTCTTTTCGGAAAAGAACATTGACATGGTAATTTATTCTCGATTTCGTAGAAACAACCAGCAAGACTTGTTCAGTATCGCTGGCTCGATGTActctataataatatttttcggCATAAACAATTGTTCTCCAGTCCTAGCATTTGTTGCAAGAGAGCGGACTGTTTTCTACCGTGAAAGATTTGCAGGAATGTACTCTTCATGGGCCTATTCATTTGCACAGGTTTAGTTTCTTTGCAGCCAAGTTTGTCACCAGTTCCTTGTTTCTAGTTCTTTTATGTACTTATGAAGCAAACCTGACAAGTCACTGGATGTTCCTATTACATCACCAATTGAAGGAATAGTCTGGGTTTTAAAGTCGAGTTTTAGAAGAAAATGCTAGAATATCGGAATCTACATGTTCAAAATGGAAATTAGATTgtaatccttttgttttcttttcataattttgtttaggggttttttcctttttcgtGTAGGTGCTGGTTGAGGTTCCATACTTGCTCATTGAAGGGATTCTTTATGTGATCATCACATATCCTATGATTGGCTACTCCTTGTCTGCCTGTAAGATATTCTGGTCTTTCTATAGCATGTTTTGTATGCTGCTGTTTTTCACCTACCTAGGAATGCTGCTCGTATCATTGACACCGAACATTCAAGTCGCCTCCAATTTAGCTGCGTTTGCGTACACAACGCTGAATTTCTTCTCGGGGTTTATCGTGCCGAAACCAGTAAGCTTTCAAAATATCAAACCCTCTGCCACGTTCGATTATTTCCGGTATTTTCAAGGGGAATACTGATATATACAGTCAAATTATTGATTAAGGTGGTCTTTTCTTCTTGCAGTACATCCCAAAGTGGTGGGTTTGGTTGTATTATATATGCCCCTCATCTTGGACATTAAATGCTATGCTCACCTCGCAGTATGGAGATGTGAACAAAGAAATATCAGTGTTTGGAGAGACGATGACTGTTGCTGATTTTGTAGGTGATTACTTTGGGTTTCACCACAACTTTTTGGGTGTTGTCGGTGTTGTGCTAATCATCTTTCCCATTATTACTGCATCTCTTTTTGCTTATTTCTTTGGAAGACTGAACTTCCAGAGAAGGTAGAATTTGTATCGATGTGTCTGCTCATTTGAATAGCTCGATTTTTTTGGATAGAACTGTGATGTCATTTAAATGGTGACCGGAAAACTGTCAGACAACTTATTTCTCATTCAGAACCTATCGGAAAAGGGATCCTAAAGCTCCCGTTGAATCTATCTCTACGTACCAAGAAGGCATTCACTCAGGCTTGGAATGAAAAACAACTCTCTTCGACATGTGAATGCTAGCTAGAGTAAGAGCATCAGGTGATAAAAGAAGATTTTCAAACATTCATGAAGAGATTATTTGCTACATAGAAGGTCATTCttcatcaatattataaaaagggTTTTGTTCAATTTTCTCAGTATGGTAAgttgcaattttctttttagtttttgatgtCATTGTGCCATAAAAGTGACGATTCATATGTTTGATTCATCTCACCAAtgggattataattttttttattaattaaaagaggaaaaaattaagtaatttgtaaagcaaaaaatattaataatcataCTTCGCATAAAGAAGCAGGCTCAAAAAATTCTTAAACATCAATGAACAACaatgattacaaaaaaaaaaaaagtgaattaatTACAAGTTTTCATATGTCAGTTGGTCAAAAGAAAACCACATTACACTGAACCCATAAATAATTGTGAAGAGCAatagatgataaaaatatattttttaacgcattaaaaaatatatatctaagcaagtatttttaataatatatcttaatgaattaatatcaatattataaGATTTCTATTATTAGACTAAACCAATTCTGATCTTACAAAGTTTTGATTATTaaggtttttatataattaaaatttgaatttatgttaaattacAGGATCATCAGGAAccaccataaaaaataagaatacacGATATAcgtttaaaagatgaaaaatttggTGGTCGTAGTCAAGTTAGATATATCAAAAGACATGaattaatctagattaatcTATCAAATCCGTTACCTAGAtcataagattatgataaatttataaaaaataaatcaaaataaataataaaattcaatcttaaataaatataatatcgaatgaagaaattaaatcttttttaaaaaatactatttcaatGAAAGCTTTGTATGGAGAATTCAacatctcttttaatttttgttaattcattaattaactAATGGGTGCAATTCACTTTCTTGCCAAATACCTACACCATGGTTCAAGATTTTCTCTTGTTACAAGAGTGCTCTTCTCTGCTGCTTAAATATATGATGTAATTTCTTCATTATTtcttaatgataataataattacaatgatTACAAGGTCGGACCAGCCCAAGCACAGCACGGGCCGACAGACACATCAGTAAATAGTGTCGATACTGGGCTAAGGTTTTCTAGCACGTGAGCTAGCGTGGCACGACCCATAATGGCTTGGATATGCACGGCGCGGCCCAATTAGTGTCTAGTTTCCACAGcgtatgataatttattttgcttatacatgaaaatatttgaaattcaaaatgatTGTTTGGATCTTCCTTCATCGTCTCTGAAAATTTGATTTCCCTATGCAATATGCGAATAGCAAAGCGAAAGCAACTGGGAACGCAGCGAGAACAGCAGCCACAATGCCCAAGTGATCATGTCGAAAGCCATAATAATCTTGTAGAAAGGAACTTACTGTCTTGAGCTCCCCAAATATGGAGATCTCCTTGTCAATGTCTCCATATTGTGATGTGAGAAAACCATTTAGGGACCATGATGTGGGGCAAAGGTAATAGCACCAAATCCACCACTTGGGAATATTCTGTACATAAAATAGCATATATAGGTAAGAAGCAAGCCCAACTCATTTTGCTGTGCAGTAATTAAATGCAGCCTAGAACTACAGAGGAGTTACCTTTCCTGGCAGAAGGAAGCCTGAGAATAGATTTAATATAGTGTAGACTGCTGTAGCAGATATGGAAGCTATTTCGATGCCTGGTGTTATTGAAACTAGCAGCATTCCGAGAAAAACAAAGTAGAGAAATGTGCAGAAAGTTACATAGAAGTACCAAAAGACTTTGGAGGCTGACCAGTAGTACCCAATTGTTGGATATGTGATGGCTACATACAAAAATGCTTGCAATAGAACGTAAGGTATCTCGATAGTCACCTGCAGTACTCAGAAGGATTGCTTGTATTATCATTTATGGaaaattatgaaagtaaaaCGAGTAACTTATTGCTATGAAAAGTAAATGACTCTTTCGTGCTGATGTTGAACCTGTGCTAATGAATAAGCCCATGGGGAATACATTGCTGCAAATTTCTCACGGTAGAATACGGTCCGCTCTTTTACCACATATGGTACAACTGTTGAACAGTTGTTTAAGCCCAGGAATATTACAGCAATGTACATCGATCCAAGTATGTTGATCAAGTCTTGCTCATTGTTTCTACAAGATCAAAGGAAAGGCAATTCGATCATCAGTTCTTAAGAAATTGATGCTGCTTTTCTGATATAAGTTGAAGGGAAAGATGAGCTAACATTTCCTTTCCCTTCTGCCAAAAGACTATTCCAAACAACAGCGATGCAACGATCATGAAGATGAATCGTGCCAAGTTGTACTCAGGACTTCTCCAATAGGACAAGTGCTGCTTCCATAAGCATGCTGTAAACTGCTCCCATCTACTCTGTGGAAAAGGAGTGGAAAACTGCAGGTCTCTTGAACCTGGAGGAGGTTTATTCAACTGTTGGACCAGTTCAGTCGTCTCCCTATGATCAAATAGTAAAATGAAGTTTATGATTAATACAGAGACCGCAATTCAAGTtctgattattttataatccTTCTAGCTAACTGCACGACGGGTgcatatcatgtcaaaaaaatcCGGGAAACAAATTGTGCTATCAAACATTTCCATGAAGTTTTGCTTTGCTGGAAATGGATATGAAATATATACTTACTGGAACAGAGGAGACTCCTTATAAAGTTTTGCGAAATCTAATTCAAGTTCTGATTCCATCGATGCAGAAGTAACCTCCAACATCCATGTTGCAGGATTGTAGTTATCTTTGATCTTTGGCACACCTGAAATACCCTGTCCAGTAGTGAAGACATGTAAATAAGTTATCCATATCGACCTCACACTCAGGAAGATGTCTGACAAGTCTAATAGCAAGGGTAAGAcaaattgttgataaaaatgATGGTTGTTACAACTAGG
This window contains:
- the LOC133695726 gene encoding pleiotropic drug resistance protein 3-like isoform X1, with the protein product MAQVAYSDETESKKIESAELGGSTRTSFRSHEPSFHRLSTGNANHRRNENEEDASQCLGTIERLPSFERISTALLEEKDGTNGKGDAMGGKVVNVAKLRAQEGHVFNEKLIKHVENDHLRLLQKLRKRIDIAGIQLPTVEVKYRNVCVEADCEVVRGKPLPTLWSTAKSILSGFANLSRSKQRTKISIIKDVSGIIKPGRMTLLLGPPGCGKTTLLKALSGKPSNSLKVAGEISYNGHRLEEFVPQKTAAYVSQYDLHIPEMTVRETVDFSARCQGTGSQAEILMEIGRKEKQAGILPDTDLDTYMKGISEEGAKITLQTDYVLEILGLDICADTMVGDTMRRGISGGQKKRLSTGEMVVGPMKALFMDEISNGLDSSTTFQIVSCMQNLAHITDATVLISLLQPAPEIFDLFDDIMLMAEGMVVYHGPRSSVCRFFEDSGFRCPERKEVADFLQEVISRKDQRQYWYCTEQPHSYVSVEQFVKKFKESQLGQMLDEEIMKPFDKSNSHKTALCFRKYSLSKWELFKVCSTREFVLMKRNSFIYVFKCTQLVIIASITMTVFLRTRMAVDAIHASYYMSALFFALTILFSDGIPELHMTVSRLAVFYKQRELCFYPAWAYVVPTAILKVPLSLVEAFVWTTLTYYVVGYSPEFGRFFRQFLLLFLVHSTSISMFRFVASLFQTMVASVTAGGLALLITLLFGGFLIPKPSMPVWLGWGFWISPLAYGEIGLSLNEFLTPRWAKTVSGNTTIRQQTLESRGLNFHGYFYWISVGALIGLTVLFNVGFALALTFLKSPGNSRAIISYERYYQQQGKLDDGASFDINNDKKTLTCACPKSSPGDKKGGMALPFEPLTMTFKDVRYYVDTPLEMRKRGFPQKKLQLLSDITGAFRPGILTALMGVSGAGKTTLMDVLSGRKTGGTIEGEIRIGGYPKVQDSFARVSGYCEQTDIHSPQITVEESVIYSAWLRLPPEIDTKTKYEFVNQVLETIELDEIKDSLVGIPGISGLSIEQRKRLTVAVELVANPSIIFMDEPTSGLDARAAAIVMRVVKNIVETGRTIVCTIHQPSIDIFEAFDELILMKIGGRIIYSGPLGERSSKVIEYFENIPGVPKIKNRYNPATWMLEVSSKTAEADLGVDFGEAYEGSTLYEENKELVKQLSSPTPGSKDLHFPTCFPQNGWEQLKACLWKQHLSYWRSPLYNLLRIVFMSFGALLFGLLFWQQGNKINNQQDLFSIAGSMYSIIIFFGINNCSPVLAFVARERTVFYRERFAGMYSSWAYSFAQVLVEVPYLLIEGILYVIITYPMIGYSLSACKIFWSFYSMFCMLLFFTYLGMLLVSLTPNIQVASNLAAFAYTTLNFFSGFIVPKPYIPKWWVWLYYICPSSWTLNAMLTSQYGDVNKEISVFGETMTVADFVGDYFGFHHNFLGVVGVVLIIFPIITASLFAYFFGRLNFQRR
- the LOC133695726 gene encoding pleiotropic drug resistance protein 3-like isoform X2, producing the protein MAQVAYSDETESKKIESAELGGSTRTSFRSHEPSFHRLSTGNANHRRNENEEDASQCLGTIERLPSFERISTALLEEKDGTNGKGDAMGGKVVNVAKLRAQEGHVFNEKLIKHVENDHLRLLQKLRKRIDIAGIQLPTVEVKYRNVCVEADCEVVRGKPLPTLWSTAKSILSGFANLSRSKQRTKISIIKDVSGIIKPGRMTLLLGPPGCGKTTLLKALSGKPSNSLKVAGEISYNGHRLEEFVPQKTAAYVSQYDLHIPEMTVRETVDFSARCQGTGSQAEILMEIGRKEKQAGILPDTDLDTYMKGISEEGAKITLQTDYVLEILGLDICADTMVGDTMRRGISGGQKKRLSTGEMVVGPMKALFMDEISNGLDSSTTFQIVSCMQNLAHITDATVLISLLQPAPEIFDLFDDIMLMAEGMVVYHGPRSSVCRFFEDSGFRCPERKEVADFLQEVISRKDQRQYWYCTEQPHSYVSVEQFVKKFKESQLGQMLDEEIMKPFDKSNSHKTALCFRKYSLSKWELFKVCSTREFVLMKRNSFIYVFKCTQLVIIASITMTVFLRTRMAVDAIHASYYMSALFFALTILFSDGIPELHMTVSRLAVFYKQRELCFYPAWAYVVPTAILKVPLSLVEAFVWTTLTYYVVGYSPEFGRFFRQFLLLFLVHSTSISMFRFVASLFQTMVASVTAGGLALLITLLFGGFLIPKPSMPVWLGWGFWISPLAYGEIGLSLNEFLTPRWAKTVSGNTTIRQQTLESRGLNFHGYFYWISVGALIGLTVLFNVGFALALTFLKSPGNSRAIISYERYYQQQGKLDDGASFDINNDKKTLTCACPKSSPGDKKGMALPFEPLTMTFKDVRYYVDTPLEMRKRGFPQKKLQLLSDITGAFRPGILTALMGVSGAGKTTLMDVLSGRKTGGTIEGEIRIGGYPKVQDSFARVSGYCEQTDIHSPQITVEESVIYSAWLRLPPEIDTKTKYEFVNQVLETIELDEIKDSLVGIPGISGLSIEQRKRLTVAVELVANPSIIFMDEPTSGLDARAAAIVMRVVKNIVETGRTIVCTIHQPSIDIFEAFDELILMKIGGRIIYSGPLGERSSKVIEYFENIPGVPKIKNRYNPATWMLEVSSKTAEADLGVDFGEAYEGSTLYEENKELVKQLSSPTPGSKDLHFPTCFPQNGWEQLKACLWKQHLSYWRSPLYNLLRIVFMSFGALLFGLLFWQQGNKINNQQDLFSIAGSMYSIIIFFGINNCSPVLAFVARERTVFYRERFAGMYSSWAYSFAQVLVEVPYLLIEGILYVIITYPMIGYSLSACKIFWSFYSMFCMLLFFTYLGMLLVSLTPNIQVASNLAAFAYTTLNFFSGFIVPKPYIPKWWVWLYYICPSSWTLNAMLTSQYGDVNKEISVFGETMTVADFVGDYFGFHHNFLGVVGVVLIIFPIITASLFAYFFGRLNFQRR